GCGTGATGCTGTGTTGGTGTGTGATGCTGTGTTGGTGCGTGATGCTGTGTTGGTGTGTGATGCTGTGTTGGTGTGTGATGCTGTGTTGGTGTGTGATGCTGTGTTGGTGCGTGATGCTGTGTTGGTGTGTGATGCTGTGTTGGTGCGTGATGCTGTGTTGGTGTGTGATGCTGTGTTGGTGCGTGATGCTGTGTTGGTGCGTGATGCTGTGTTGGTGCGTGATGCTGTGTTGGTGTGTGATGCTGTGTTGGTGCGTGATGCTGTGTTGGTGCGTGATGCTGTGTTGGTGCGTGATGCTGTGTTGGTGCGTGATGCTGTGTTGGTGTGTGATGCTGTGTTGGTGCGTGATGCTGTGTTGGTGTGTGATGCTGTGTTGGTGTGTGATGCTGTGTTGGTGCGTGATGCTGTGTCGTGCCGTGGTCTACAATGTTTctgctctagtggaagttattgaaggTTTTCGAGGGTGCTTTTCATGATCCTGTGATGGTTTAACTGGTTCTATTGAGAGTCTTtggggtttttaatggtgttttcatgaataCTATTAGTTTAACAGGCTCTCGTGGAGGTTACTGTTTCCgaggatgtttttatgattgTAGTCATGGTCTAATTGGTTGTATTGAGATTTattaggattttcaagggtgttttcatgattactaATAATTTAACAGGGTCTTGTGGACGTTAATGTTttgaagagtgttttcatgattctagtgctGGCTTAACAGGTTCTACGGAAAGTTAGTTCCTTCCGTGATTCTAGTAATAGCTGAAGCTGAACACGCGCTgatggaagttattagggttttcaagggtgtttttgtgattctagtgatagtttgactgATTCGAGTAGAATAAAGTTAACACTACATAACCAAAgcatacgaataaaaaaaataaataaatgaaacacttCATAATCTAAAGCTGGCAAACCAACAAACTCAGTACATAACTAATTAACTGAATTAACTTAGCAGACTAACACTCCATACCTcaagacaaatgaataaaacaaaaacaaatgagaaAACTGATACATTATTGTAAAGCAAGCAAATTAACAAACAAATTAACCAACTAGCtaacttcattaaaaaaaaaaacgaaaaagaaggaagaagaaaaagaaaaagacacccTCATCcccaaaaataaacagataaaactTAAGAAAACAAACCCAtacccgaaaaaaaaagaaaaacagaaaaccaaAATTGCACCCACC
The window above is part of the Scylla paramamosain isolate STU-SP2022 chromosome 34, ASM3559412v1, whole genome shotgun sequence genome. Proteins encoded here:
- the LOC135089966 gene encoding uncharacterized protein LOC135089966, with the protein product MEQDEGKSGERGEHIKRDGERGESEGRPRHDTASRTNTASHTNTASHTNTASRTNTASHTNTASRTNTASRTNTASRTNTASRTNTASHTNTASRTNTASRTNTASRTNTASHTNTASRTNTASHTNTASRTNTASHTNTASHTNTASHTNTASRTNTASHTNTASRTNTASHTNEKGYRG